AAGTATCAATATTCAAAAGGAAGCAGCACGTCTAAGTGCTTCCTAAACCGTTGGGACAACGGGGTTAGCCTACTAAAGTAACTGGCGGATACGCTGGTGGTCGTAGGAATCCCCCACCTCTAAGCGCATGCGTAGGTGGGGGTAGTTCAATTATCAAATAAATGGCTTATATCAAGTTAAGGTCCTTTTGCATTACGGAACAACAGTCGCAACGGTCATACTTATATCAATTTGGCTTGATATTATTCCCCTTACGTGGTCACAACTTATAGAGTATGGTGTCACTGTATCGATTATTTTTGTAGTCGTTTGGTTTATTAACTACATGAATTTAAAAAAAGAAGCGGATGAATTAAACGCTTTACTTAAGCAACGTGGTGATTAACAGTTAAATTATGGTATAATTTAAAGAGACTGAAATTTTCAAATGTTTGGAGGGATTTAATGTTTAAAAAATATTCACCGCGCTTAGTGTTTGCGCTTGTGGCAATTACGTTTATTGTCATTTCACCGATATTTGCCATTTTTATGCCGATGACGGTTCCTGATTTATTTTTAACGGATCGCGGTTGGTTTTATATTTATTCATTTACCGGAAATGTGAAAGTAATTTTAATTGGCTTTGCGATTCTTGCGGCGGGTTTTGCGTTGCTGTCTTGGAAGCAGCATGTGGTAACGTATATTGGTTGTGTCGTACTTGTAGTGATTGGCGCGGCTACTG
The sequence above is a segment of the Solibacillus sp. FSL H8-0523 genome. Coding sequences within it:
- a CDS encoding ATP-dependent exonuclease; this encodes MFKKYSPRLVFALVAITFIVISPIFAIFMPMTVPDLFLTDRGWFYIYSFTGNVKVILIGFAILAAGFALLSWKQHVVTYIGCVVLVVIGAATVYSSIENYTAINETEVHKNQLIGSQTLQWSEIEVVELAFVPDSVGEYIFKGKNGEEIIVEEDKVTATSYIYLMAQKLEVPYNEYEKK
- a CDS encoding DUF3021 family protein, with product MNGLYQVKVLLHYGTTVATVILISIWLDIIPLTWSQLIEYGVTVSIIFVVVWFINYMNLKKEADELNALLKQRGD